A genomic segment from uncultured Desulfuromonas sp. encodes:
- a CDS encoding sigma 54-interacting transcriptional regulator, with amino-acid sequence MDSFEMMDISVFQTILASMGEGLVFADQDDTIRFINAAAEKIRGIRAHKFLGRQLLDMHTPRARAPLSQLLIKLKKGELNHSTRTIRVKKKFFENTYYPIRNSSGVYTGTLMVSRDVTEKSQLKDENEKLRRQLLAGEGLAGMMGKSAAMKTVFKTILATAKLDSTMLITGESGTGKELVARALHELSTRKSGPMININCAALPENLLEAELFGYEKGSFTGAGQARSGKFEQADGGTLFLDEIGEMSLSAQTKLLRVLQEKKVQRIGGEKEIRINVRIVAATNRDLREEMEKGHFREDLFFRLNVIPVQLPPLRERREDILPLANLFLAKFSTAMHKPLKKMRKETIQALLRYPFPGNIRELENVLERAVALCQDGDLAPEDLPDEITRTAATVSQGAALMDEGLTVTMQHLEQQIVSDAIRRANGRKNEAAKLLKISRKTLWEKLKKWQET; translated from the coding sequence TTGGACTCTTTTGAGATGATGGATATTTCTGTTTTTCAGACCATTTTAGCAAGCATGGGAGAGGGGCTGGTTTTTGCTGATCAGGATGACACGATCCGCTTCATCAATGCCGCAGCCGAAAAGATCCGCGGTATCCGCGCGCACAAATTTCTTGGTCGACAACTTTTGGATATGCACACCCCGCGAGCCAGAGCGCCCCTATCCCAATTGTTAATCAAGTTGAAGAAAGGCGAACTCAATCATTCCACGCGTACAATTCGAGTGAAAAAAAAATTCTTTGAAAATACCTACTACCCAATCCGTAATAGCTCTGGAGTTTATACCGGCACTTTGATGGTCAGCCGAGATGTCACTGAAAAAAGCCAACTAAAAGATGAAAACGAGAAATTACGTCGCCAGCTTCTGGCTGGAGAAGGCCTTGCCGGAATGATGGGCAAAAGCGCTGCAATGAAAACCGTCTTCAAGACCATTTTGGCGACAGCCAAACTCGATTCTACCATGTTAATTACCGGCGAAAGTGGTACCGGCAAAGAACTGGTTGCCCGGGCGTTACATGAATTAAGCACCAGAAAAAGCGGACCCATGATTAACATCAACTGTGCCGCGCTTCCAGAGAACCTCCTTGAGGCAGAACTCTTCGGCTATGAAAAAGGCTCGTTTACTGGAGCAGGTCAGGCGCGTTCTGGTAAATTTGAACAAGCCGATGGTGGCACCCTCTTTCTGGATGAAATTGGCGAAATGTCCTTGTCCGCCCAAACAAAACTACTGCGGGTGTTACAAGAAAAGAAGGTGCAACGGATCGGGGGAGAAAAAGAGATCCGTATCAATGTTCGTATTGTTGCGGCCACCAACAGAGATTTGCGTGAAGAGATGGAAAAAGGCCATTTCAGAGAGGATTTGTTTTTCCGACTCAATGTCATACCGGTTCAACTACCCCCGCTTCGGGAACGACGTGAAGATATTTTGCCGCTAGCCAATCTTTTTCTCGCTAAATTCTCCACCGCGATGCATAAACCCCTGAAAAAGATGCGTAAAGAAACCATCCAGGCACTTTTGCGCTACCCTTTCCCTGGCAACATCCGTGAACTTGAAAATGTTTTAGAACGCGCAGTAGCGCTTTGTCAGGATGGCGACCTCGCTCCTGAAGATTTACCGGATGAAATCACGCGGACCGCCGCCACTGTTTCACAGGGGGCAGCCCTTATGGACGAGGGACTGACAGTGACTATGCAACACCTAGAACAGCAGATCGTTAGCGACGCTATACGCCGAGCGAACGGCAGAAAAAATGAGGCGGCAAAGCTGTTAAAAATATCGCGAAAAACATTGTGGGAAAAACTGAAAAAATGGCAAGAAACGTAA